A single Tuberibacillus sp. Marseille-P3662 DNA region contains:
- a CDS encoding helix-turn-helix domain-containing protein has product MDVNHRIKEIRETKRNNSGRKLSGTAVAKMLGITPQYYYEIERGEKNLSAEMARNISEIFGVTTDYLLGISDDPNDSEPKRRQTEITDKDERDIAKRMEEIKKDLQDDGGLSFSGEPMSDEAKESLLDAMEHVVRQTQRINKKYIPKKYREDKDKD; this is encoded by the coding sequence ATGGATGTTAATCATAGGATTAAGGAAATTAGAGAAACCAAAAGAAATAATTCAGGAAGAAAATTAAGTGGTACCGCAGTGGCAAAGATGTTAGGAATCACTCCCCAGTATTACTATGAAATCGAAAGAGGTGAGAAAAACTTAAGTGCTGAAATGGCAAGGAATATATCTGAAATTTTTGGCGTAACAACCGATTACTTGTTAGGTATTTCTGATGATCCAAACGATTCAGAACCAAAACGACGACAAACAGAGATTACTGATAAAGATGAACGTGACATAGCTAAACGCATGGAAGAAATCAAAAAAGACTTACAAGATGATGGTGGTCTCAGCTTTTCTGGTGAACCGATGAGCGATGAGGCTAAAGAGTCATTACTCGATGCTATGGAACATGTGGTAAGACAGACTCAGCGAATTAACAAGAAATACATACCTAAAAAATACAGAGAAGATAAAGATAAAGATTAG
- a CDS encoding ImmA/IrrE family metallo-endopeptidase yields the protein MKWVKDNVGTLIKKCKTNDPFEIANFINVHVVPWDLHEEINGFYKYDRRNKYIFYNSNLGNEMQYFVCAHELGHAVLHPKVNTPFLRSSTFFSINKIEVEANTFAVELLIPDKVIYDQCNSRMTIQEAASTYNVPHEVAHLKNF from the coding sequence TTGAAGTGGGTTAAAGATAATGTGGGTACATTAATTAAGAAATGTAAAACAAACGATCCTTTTGAAATTGCAAACTTTATAAATGTCCATGTTGTACCCTGGGATCTGCATGAGGAGATCAATGGATTTTACAAATACGATCGTCGAAATAAATACATATTTTATAACAGCAATTTGGGTAACGAAATGCAATACTTTGTATGCGCTCACGAACTTGGACACGCTGTTTTGCACCCAAAAGTGAATACGCCGTTTCTTCGGTCAAGTACATTTTTCTCTATAAACAAAATTGAGGTTGAAGCGAATACATTTGCTGTGGAATTACTTATCCCGGATAAAGTGATTTATGATCAATGCAATTCAAGAATGACTATTCAAGAAGCTGCATCAACATACAATGTGCCACATGAAGTAGCACATCTAAAAAATTTTTAA
- a CDS encoding tyrosine-type recombinase/integrase: MSSISYRQHKGKWEYRIVYEDPFTQKPKEKSKRGFRTKPEARYAAQEMEKKLLNGNEYDTPFALKNYLREWLTTFKENNVSKNTYELHEHNVENHIIPYFKDINITDIKPMMYQKFINYLIDEDQQDYSKRTTEIIHGTMFNALNKAVSMGKLEKNPCLDVEIKIKPKKNGDDLKYMKSEDISLFLKTAYKYGYIYYIYFKTLINTGLRKGEAAALQWDDIDFKENKIKITKTLDFKAKTRDEIFGDTKTYHSKRVIKINKLLADDLRMHMKYQNDNKLILNEAYDHKSNLVFARKDGSFLPKSSLFNAFERILKRAGLQKLPIHSTRHTHAVLLLESKASMKYIQERLGHKSIEITADIYSHISDKIDNDSMDQYDDYMNTILE, from the coding sequence ATGAGCAGTATTAGTTACAGGCAACATAAGGGTAAATGGGAATATAGAATCGTGTATGAAGATCCCTTTACTCAAAAACCTAAGGAAAAATCAAAACGTGGATTCAGAACTAAGCCAGAAGCACGTTATGCAGCGCAGGAAATGGAGAAAAAATTGCTTAATGGAAACGAATACGACACTCCGTTTGCCTTGAAAAATTATCTTAGGGAATGGTTAACAACATTCAAGGAAAACAACGTTAGCAAGAATACGTATGAGCTTCATGAACACAATGTTGAAAATCACATCATCCCTTATTTTAAGGACATCAACATAACGGATATTAAGCCTATGATGTACCAAAAATTTATTAATTATCTTATTGACGAGGATCAGCAGGATTATAGCAAGCGTACTACTGAGATTATTCATGGGACGATGTTCAATGCTTTAAACAAAGCTGTCTCTATGGGTAAATTAGAGAAAAACCCCTGTCTAGACGTTGAAATTAAAATTAAGCCTAAGAAAAATGGTGATGACCTGAAATACATGAAAAGTGAAGATATTTCTTTGTTTTTGAAAACAGCTTATAAATACGGATATATTTATTACATTTACTTTAAAACGTTGATTAACACGGGTTTGAGAAAAGGTGAAGCCGCTGCCCTTCAGTGGGATGATATTGACTTCAAAGAAAACAAAATTAAAATTACGAAAACGTTAGATTTCAAGGCTAAGACAAGAGATGAGATATTTGGTGATACAAAAACTTATCATTCAAAACGGGTGATCAAAATAAACAAGTTGTTAGCTGATGATTTACGGATGCACATGAAATATCAAAACGATAACAAACTTATTCTCAATGAAGCTTACGATCATAAGTCAAATTTGGTTTTTGCTAGAAAAGACGGTTCATTTTTGCCTAAATCTAGTTTGTTTAATGCTTTTGAACGCATTCTTAAACGCGCTGGACTTCAAAAGCTCCCCATTCACTCAACTCGACATACTCATGCTGTACTTCTATTGGAATCTAAGGCAAGTATGAAATACATTCAAGAAAGGCTTGGTCACAAAAGCATAGAAATCACGGCTGATATTTACTCGCATATTAGTGACAAAATTGATAATGATTCGATGGATCAATATGATGATTACATGAATACGATTTTAGAATAA
- the glnA gene encoding type I glutamate--ammonia ligase: MSQYSREDIMKMAEEENVKFVRLQFTDLLGIIKNVEIPVDQLPKALDNDMMFDGSSIEGFVRIEESDMILYPDLDTWVVFPWTSEKGRVARLICDIYSPDGTPFEGDPRTVLKRQLKEMEDLGFTHFNIGPEPEFFLFKMDEKGDPTLELNDKGGYFDLAPTDLGENCRRDIVLELEDMGFEIEASHHEVAPGQHEIDFKYADAVTTCDNIQTFKLVVKTIARKHGLHATFMPKPLFGVNGSGMHANMSLFNGKDNAFYDPETESQLNDTAMQFIAGVVKHARGFTAVTNPIVNSYKRLVPGFEAPSYVAWSMQNRSPLVRIPASRGLSTRIEVRSVDPSANPYLAMTTMLAAGLDGVKNKMTPPDPVDKNIYVMDQEEREEEGIQDLPATLKEAIELLKADKIISESLGEHTLEHFIESKEIEWDMFRTQVHPWERDQYMATY, from the coding sequence ATGAGCCAATATTCTCGCGAAGACATTATGAAAATGGCTGAAGAAGAAAACGTTAAATTTGTACGCCTGCAATTCACGGATCTGTTAGGCATTATTAAAAATGTTGAGATTCCTGTTGATCAACTGCCTAAGGCGTTAGATAATGATATGATGTTTGATGGTTCCTCTATTGAAGGATTTGTACGGATTGAAGAATCGGATATGATTTTGTATCCTGATTTGGATACATGGGTCGTTTTCCCATGGACATCAGAAAAAGGCCGTGTCGCCCGTCTGATCTGTGATATTTACAGCCCTGATGGCACACCGTTCGAAGGGGACCCTCGTACTGTTTTGAAACGACAGTTAAAGGAAATGGAAGACCTTGGTTTCACGCATTTTAATATCGGACCGGAACCAGAATTCTTCCTCTTTAAAATGGATGAAAAGGGCGATCCCACGCTTGAACTGAATGACAAAGGCGGTTATTTCGATTTGGCCCCAACGGATCTTGGTGAAAACTGCCGACGTGATATTGTGCTTGAGCTTGAAGACATGGGTTTTGAAATCGAAGCTTCTCACCACGAAGTTGCTCCTGGGCAGCATGAAATTGACTTCAAATATGCTGATGCGGTGACAACGTGTGATAATATCCAAACGTTTAAACTCGTTGTTAAAACCATCGCCAGAAAGCATGGTTTACATGCGACCTTTATGCCAAAACCGCTTTTCGGTGTCAACGGATCGGGTATGCATGCTAACATGTCATTATTTAATGGCAAGGATAATGCATTCTATGACCCTGAGACCGAATCGCAATTAAATGATACGGCTATGCAATTCATTGCCGGCGTTGTCAAACACGCTCGCGGGTTCACTGCTGTAACGAATCCTATTGTGAATTCATATAAGCGGCTTGTACCAGGATTTGAAGCCCCAAGCTATGTGGCTTGGTCGATGCAAAACCGTAGTCCTCTCGTCCGTATTCCGGCTTCTCGCGGCTTGAGCACACGTATTGAGGTTCGAAGTGTAGATCCATCCGCCAATCCATATTTGGCCATGACAACGATGCTCGCTGCTGGTCTTGACGGTGTCAAAAACAAAATGACCCCACCTGATCCCGTTGATAAGAATATTTACGTCATGGATCAAGAAGAACGGGAAGAGGAAGGCATTCAAGACTTGCCAGCAACATTAAAAGAAGCCATTGAGCTACTTAAAGCGGACAAAATTATCAGCGAATCCCTTGGAGAACATACCTTAGAACATTTCATCGAATCAAAAGAAATTGAATGGGATATGTTCCGCACGCAAGTCCACCCGTGGGAACGCGATCAATATATGGCTACCTATTAA